The genomic segment GTGCTCCTGCAGTTACAATTATTTTATCGAAAGGTGCTTTTTCTCTGAAACCTTTATAACCATCTCCAAAAATAAATTTCTTAGGCTTGTAACCTAGTTTTGGTAAGAATAAAGACGTTCTTTTAAACAGTTCTTTTTGTCTTTCTATGGAATAAACTTCCGCTTTTAATTCTAATAAAACTGCAGTTTGGTAACCAGAACCTGTGCCTATTTCTAACACTTTATCTTCTGGCTTTATTTCTAAAGTTTGCGATTGAAAAGCAACTGTATAAGGCATAGAAATGGTTTGATCTGCAGCGATTGGAAATGCTTTATCTTGGTATGCATGATCTTCGAAACTAGAGTCTATAAATAAATGCCGTGGAATTTTACGTATAGCATTCAATACATTTTCGTCGATTATACCTTTTGCTTCTAACACATTAGCAAGCTGATTTCTACGTCCTTGATGTTTTGAGGTGTCTTTCAATTGTAAGAGATTTCTGAAACCTAAAAATAGTAATAAATCTAAATACATTCCTATAAAATCGTATCTTTGTTTTTGTTTAAATTTTTATAGTCTTACAATTAGTATATGTCCATTCGAGCATTATTGAACTCAAAAAATATTTTGAGTGAAAATGGGGGACAAAGTTCTTGAGAACAAATTATAAAATTAACAATAAAATCTCTCGACTGCGCTCGAGGAGACAGAATAAAAAATAAAATATT from the Polaribacter cellanae genome contains:
- a CDS encoding protein-L-isoaspartate(D-aspartate) O-methyltransferase, which encodes MKDTSKHQGRRNQLANVLEAKGIIDENVLNAIRKIPRHLFIDSSFEDHAYQDKAFPIAADQTISMPYTVAFQSQTLEIKPEDKVLEIGTGSGYQTAVLLELKAEVYSIERQKELFKRTSLFLPKLGYKPKKFIFGDGYKGFREKAPFDKIIVTAGAPFVPNPLLSQLKIGGKLLIPVGDKTQIMTLFIRKSPKEFEKHELGDFAFVPMLEEKN